A window of the Lactuca sativa cultivar Salinas chromosome 5, Lsat_Salinas_v11, whole genome shotgun sequence genome harbors these coding sequences:
- the LOC111899217 gene encoding uncharacterized protein LOC111899217, with protein MGWKAAQKLIHHWKILRGDNVMIIRGKDRGETGTIKRVIRSQNRVIVEGKNLVKKHIKQGQGHEGGIFTVEAPLHVSNVQIVDPVTKQPCKVGIRYQEDGSKVRVSRGIGASGSIIPRPEILKIRATPRPTIAGPKDTPMELVLEKTFDAKTGKGMPDL; from the exons ATGGGATGGAAAGCAGCTCAGAAGCTCATACATCACTGGAAGATTCTGAGAGGAGATAAT GTAATGATTATTAGGGGAAAAGACAGGGGCGAAACTGGAACTATTAAACGTGTCATTCGCTCTCAGAATCGTGTTATTGTTGAGGGGAAGAACTTG GTAAAGAAGCATATAAAGCAAGGGCAAGGGCATGAAGGTGGAATTTTTACTGTAGAAGCCCCTCTACATGTCTCAAATGTTCAAATAGTCGATCCCGTGACAAA GCAGCCATGTAAGGTTGGGATAAGGTATCAAGAAGATGGTAGTAAAGTAAGAGTGTCAAGAGGTATAGGGGCATCAGGGTCAATTATCCCTCGCCCCGAGATTTTGAAAATTAGGGCTACCCCACGCCCAACCATCG ctGGTCCGAAGGATACTCCTATGGAGCTGGTGTTGGAGAAGACTTTTGATGCTAAAACAGGAAAGGGTATGCCGGATCTTTAA